A region from the Panicum hallii strain FIL2 chromosome 1, PHallii_v3.1, whole genome shotgun sequence genome encodes:
- the LOC112872605 gene encoding putative GPI-anchored protein pfl2 gives MPRASRASNPPAAAAAAGAGAAKNVSSNAGRSTPSCSAPAYQSFRPVTRSMTRAPAPIAASPDLKEGGSASTSSRRSISDASFSIQSAASRPTVTNSRTPHKVTSSGWKPLTQPVALSEERKCANLTTAKRSRVASSRAVKDSTNHPASKANLNVPIGKKYRDEENMSQGDQLDGAVMPSPPKKLQTCKDPSDSPSIRKSTIRILGGQSATPLPTGKSVAETVKNLASIPAKVVAASTNDIGQSVPLLAQQQQPDTAKNSSVITQTIANERSQVNQLAATVVTLPRQNLLSDYGKKLSNVPIVPNQVSGLAGATAPLVTRKLEIGKVQNTSSLLSNPAYARALVIKQQERLLQQYKLGSSQHQQQQQQHQLYIKGPALFETDEAPPVEPLGTRCQLCKLDVAFRPQGDAGRDANAPPVVAVLACHHAFHSRCIESIYGLAEPTECLACVETGAVH, from the exons TGAGCAGCAATGCTGGCCGCTCCACCCCATCTTGCAGCGCACCTGCTTATCAGTCGTTTCGCCCTGTTACTCGTTCTATGACCCGTGCGCCTGCTCCTATCGCGGCTTCACCTGACTTGAAGGAAGGAGGATCTGCTAGCACAAGCTCCCGTAGAAGTATTTCAGATGCTTCTTTTAGCATTCAATCAGCTGCGTCACGGCCGACTGTAACTAATTCCCGGACCCCTCATAAAGTGACTTCATCTGGTTGGAAGCCTCTTACTCAGCCTGTTGCTCTGAGTGAAGAGCGAAAATGTGCAAATCTTACTACGGCTAAGCGGTCCAGAGTTGCTTCCTCCCGGGCTGTCAAAGATTCGACCAATCATCCAGCTTCCAAAGCTAACTTAAATGTTCCAATAG GCAAAAAGTACCGAGATGAAGAAAACATGAGCCAGGGTGATCAGTTGGATGGGGCAGTCATGccatctcctccgaagaagcTGCAAACATGCAAAGACCCTTCAGATTCACCTTCAATAAGGAAATCAACTATCAGAATCCTGGGTGGCCAAAGCGCTACTCCACTGCCCACAGGGAAATCTGTAGCTGAAACTGTAAAGAATCTTGCTAGTATACCAGCAAAAGTGGTTGCTGCTAGTACAAATGACATCGGTCAGTCAGTTCCGTTGCTTgcacagcagcagcaacctGACACCGCAAAGAACTCCAGTGTCATCACACAAACTATTGCCAATGAAAGGAGTCAAGTCAATCAGTTGGCTGCGACAGTTGTTACATTGCCCAGGCAAAACCTTCTATCCGACTATGGAAAGAAGCTTTCCAATGTACCCATAGTGCCTAACCAGGTCAGTGGGTTGGCTGGAGcaactgctccgttggttacaCGGAAATTAGAAATCGGAAAGGTACAAAACACTTCCAGTCTTCTGTCGAACCCTGCTTACGCGAGGGCACTTGTAATCAAGCAGCAAGAGCGGCTGCTACAGCAATATAAATTGGGTAGTTCACAgcaccagcagcaacagcaacaacaTCAGCTCTACATCAAAGGGCCAG CTCTGTTTGAGACTGATGAGGCGCCACCAGTTGAACCATTGGGAACGAGGTGCCAGCTCTGCAAGCTTGATGTCGCTTTCCGGCCACAAGGGGATGCTGGCCGTGATGCAAATGCTCCTCCAGTTGTTGCAGTTCTGGCATGCCACCATGCATTTCACAGCAGGTGCATTGAGTCTATTTACGGCCTCGCTGAGCCTACCGAGTGCCTTGCCTGTGTTGAGACTGGGGCAGTGCACTGA